One stretch of Euphorbia lathyris chromosome 7, ddEupLath1.1, whole genome shotgun sequence DNA includes these proteins:
- the LOC136201241 gene encoding probable receptor-like protein kinase At1g11050, whose amino-acid sequence MRSSENNTNAASCFYIVVLYVAGIVSDPLDTRMVPCVVGIETMDVSASKKPSNRLILGLVGGIACVSLVFGLSMLYKKQANRKRQEKLHQEIVINIKASLPPNLGAKWFDETDLQRATNGFSKKNLIGQGTYGVVYRGMLSDGSSVAVKEVLNADSEGEDDEFFNEVVIVSKIRHKNLLPLRGYSVTSNDIHGRKMYLVYDFMSNGSLFNHLSDKTRKQLTWPQRRNIILDVAKGVAYLHYGVRPAIYHRDIKATNILLDSDMKAKVSDFGLAKQSKEGQSYVTTKVAGTHGYLAPEYALYGQLSQKADVYSFGILVLETMSGRRVLDSSNSPFRLISEWAWMQITSGKVEQVIDETLREEGAEGIMERFVSVAMLCAHVNAAFRPTIVEALSMLEGHTEVPELPDRPLPVNSESFRSSCSFPVISGCSSPSRPP is encoded by the coding sequence ATGCGTTCCAGCGAAAATAACACCAATGCTGCTAGTTGTTTTTACATTGTTGTGTTGTATGTAGCTGGTATTGTAAGTGACCCCTTGGACACCAGGATGGTTCCTTGTGTAGTAGGAATCGAAACCATGGACGTGTCTGCATCTAAAAAGCCATCGAATCGATTAATTCTGGGGTTAGTAGGAGGTATAGCTTGTGTTTCTCTGGTTTTTGGACTAAGCATGCTTTACAAAAAACAGGCTAATAGAAAGAGACAAGAGAAACTGCACCAAGAAATTGTAATCAACATCAAGGCTAGCCTCCCGCCTAACTTAGGTGCAAAATGGTTCGATGAAACGGACCTTCAACGTGCCACGAACGGATTTTCGAAGAAGAACCTTATAGGACAAGGCACGTACGGGGTTGTTTACCGGGGAATGCTTTCAGATGGAAGTTCAGTTGCTGTTAAAGAAGTTCTTAATGCTGATTCAGAAGGAGAAGATGACGAGTTTTTCAATGAAGTTGTAATTGTAAGCAAGATACGGCACAAGAATCTTCTTCCTCTTCGAGGTTATTCTGTCACGAGCAACGACATTCATGGAAGGAAAATGTATCTGGTGTACGACTTCATGTCTAACGGTAGTCTCTTCAATCATTTGAGTGACAAAACCAGAAAGCAATTAACTTGGCCTCAAAGAAGGAATATAATTCTGGATGTGGCTAAAGGGGTTGCTTACTTGCATTATGGTGTAAGACCTGCGATTTATCATCGCGACATTAAGGCCACGAATATACTTCTTGACTCGGATATGAAAGCTAAAGTATCAGACTTTGGGTTAGCCAAACAAAGCAAAGAAGGCCAGTCttatgtgacaacaaaagtagCTGGCACACATGGTTATTTAGCACCTGAATATGCTCTCTACGGACAACTAAGTCAAAAGGCGGATGTCTACAGTTTCGGCATTCTAGTTCTTGAAACTATGAGTGGAAGAAGGGTGCTTGATTCATCGAATTCACCTTTTCGGCTCATATCAGAGTGGGCATGGATGCAAATAACTTCAGGTAAAGTGGAACAAGTTATTGATGAGACATTAAGGGAAGAAGGAGCTGAAGGAATCATGGAGAGGTTTGTTTCAGTGGCTATGCTGTGTGCTCATGTGAATGCAGCATTTAGGCCTACCATTGTTGAGGCTCTGAGTATGTTAGAAGGACATACCGAAGTCCCGGAATTACCAGATAGGCCATTACCAGTTAACAGTGAGTCATTCAGATCGTCGTGTAGTTTTCCGGTGATCAGTGGGTGCTCAAGTCCCTCCCGACCCCCTTAG